A genomic region of Pseudomonas abietaniphila contains the following coding sequences:
- the rplD gene encoding 50S ribosomal protein L4 codes for MQLNVNDAQAIEVSELTFGGEFNETLVHQAVVAYMAGGRQGSKQQKTRSDVSGGGKRPWRQKGTGRARAGTIRSPIWRGGGTTFAARPQDHSQKLNKKMYRAALRSILAELVRTDRLVVVQDFAVEAPKTKDLLNKLNGMGLTDVLIVSDAVDQNLYLAARNLPHVDVRDVQGSDPVSLIAYDKVLITVSAVKKFEELLG; via the coding sequence ATGCAATTAAATGTAAATGACGCTCAAGCGATCGAAGTTTCCGAACTGACATTTGGCGGCGAATTCAACGAGACGCTGGTTCACCAAGCAGTCGTGGCCTACATGGCTGGCGGCCGTCAAGGTAGCAAGCAGCAGAAGACCCGTTCCGACGTTTCCGGTGGCGGTAAGCGCCCATGGCGTCAGAAGGGTACTGGCCGTGCTCGTGCCGGTACTATCCGTAGCCCAATCTGGCGTGGCGGTGGTACCACTTTCGCAGCACGTCCACAGGACCACTCTCAGAAGCTCAACAAGAAGATGTATCGCGCAGCACTGCGCTCCATCTTGGCTGAGCTGGTTCGTACTGATCGTCTGGTCGTGGTTCAGGACTTCGCTGTTGAAGCACCGAAAACCAAAGATCTGCTGAACAAGCTGAACGGCATGGGCCTGACTGACGTCCTGATCGTGTCTGACGCTGTTGACCAGAATCTGTACCTGGCTGCTCGCAACCTGCCGCACGTAGATGTACGTGACGTTCAAGGTTCCGATCCAGTTAGTCTGATCGCATACGACAAAGTGTTGATCACTGTGTCGGCCGTGAAGAAATTCGAGGAGCTGCTGGGATGA
- the rplC gene encoding 50S ribosomal protein L3, with protein sequence MTIGVVGRKCGMTRIFTEEGVSIPVTVIEIEPNRVTQFKTEESDGYRAVQVTVGERRASRVTAAQAGHFAKANVAAGRTVLEFRLEEGEYKAGDLINAEIFAAGQLVDVTGQSKGKGFAGTIKRWNFRGQDNTHGNSVSHRVPGSIGQCQTPGRVFKGKKMSGHMGAERVTVQSLEVVRVDAERNLLLVKGAVPGATGGNVVVRPAAKARG encoded by the coding sequence ATGACTATTGGTGTAGTCGGTCGTAAATGCGGTATGACCCGTATTTTCACCGAAGAAGGTGTCTCCATTCCGGTCACGGTCATTGAGATCGAACCGAATCGCGTCACCCAGTTCAAAACCGAAGAAAGCGATGGCTATCGTGCAGTGCAAGTCACTGTCGGTGAGCGTCGTGCTTCGCGTGTGACTGCCGCTCAGGCAGGCCACTTCGCTAAAGCGAACGTTGCCGCTGGTCGTACCGTCTTGGAATTCCGCCTTGAAGAAGGCGAATACAAGGCTGGCGATCTGATCAATGCAGAAATCTTCGCAGCTGGCCAACTGGTAGATGTTACCGGTCAGTCGAAAGGTAAAGGCTTCGCCGGTACCATCAAGCGTTGGAATTTCCGCGGTCAGGACAACACCCACGGTAACTCCGTCTCCCACCGCGTCCCAGGCTCTATCGGCCAGTGCCAGACTCCTGGTCGTGTATTCAAGGGCAAAAAAATGTCCGGTCATATGGGCGCTGAGCGCGTGACCGTGCAGTCCCTGGAAGTAGTGCGCGTGGACGCTGAACGCAATCTGTTGTTGGTCAAGGGTGCTGTTCCTGGCGCTACTGGCGGCAACGTGGTTGTACGTCCAGCAGCCAAGGCTCGCGGTTAA
- the rpsJ gene encoding 30S ribosomal protein S10: MQNQQIRIRLKAFDHRLIDQSTQEIVETAKRTGAQVRGPIPLPTRKERFTVLVSPHVNKDARDQYEIRTHKRVLDIVQPTDKTVDALMKLDLAAGVEVQISLG, from the coding sequence ATGCAAAATCAGCAAATCCGTATCAGGTTGAAGGCTTTTGACCATCGCCTGATCGACCAATCCACCCAGGAAATCGTGGAAACCGCGAAACGTACTGGTGCTCAAGTGCGTGGTCCAATTCCACTGCCTACCCGTAAAGAGCGGTTCACCGTTCTGGTCTCTCCGCACGTCAACAAAGACGCGCGCGACCAGTACGAGATCCGTACTCATAAGCGCGTTCTGGACATCGTCCAGCCAACGGATAAAACCGTTGATGCACTTATGAAGCTTGATCTTGCGGCAGGTGTGGAAGTGCAGATCAGCCTCGGCTAA
- the tuf gene encoding elongation factor Tu, whose product MAKEKFERNKPHVNVGTIGHVDHGKTTLTAALTRVCSEVFGSAKVDFDKIDSAPEEKARGITINTAHVEYDSAVRHYAHVDCPGHADYVKNMITGAAQMDGAILVCSAADGPMPQTREHILLSRQVGVPYIVVFLNKADMVDDAELLELVEMEVRDLLSTYEFPGDDTPIIIGSALMALNGQDDNEMGTSAVKKLVETLDSYIPEPVRAIDKPFLMPIEDVFSISGRGTVVTGRVERGIIKIQEEVEIVGLRDTTKTTCTGVEMFRKLLDEGRAGENCGVLLRGTKRDDVERGQVLVKPGTVKPHTQFEAEIYVLSKEEGGRHTPFFKGYRPQFYFRTTDVTGSCELPEGTEMVMPGDNVKVSVTLIKPIAMEDGLRFAIREGGRTVGAGVVAKIIA is encoded by the coding sequence GTGGCTAAAGAAAAATTTGAACGTAACAAACCGCACGTCAACGTTGGCACTATCGGTCACGTTGACCACGGTAAAACCACTCTGACCGCTGCTCTGACTCGCGTCTGCTCCGAAGTTTTCGGTTCGGCTAAAGTCGACTTCGACAAAATCGACAGCGCGCCAGAAGAAAAAGCTCGTGGTATCACCATCAACACCGCTCACGTTGAATACGATTCGGCCGTTCGCCACTACGCGCACGTTGACTGCCCAGGTCACGCCGACTACGTAAAAAACATGATCACCGGTGCTGCTCAGATGGACGGCGCTATCCTGGTTTGCTCGGCCGCTGATGGTCCGATGCCACAAACCCGTGAGCACATCCTGCTGTCCCGTCAGGTTGGCGTTCCGTACATCGTTGTCTTCCTGAACAAGGCTGACATGGTTGACGACGCTGAGCTGCTGGAACTGGTTGAGATGGAAGTTCGTGACCTGCTGAGCACTTACGAGTTCCCAGGCGACGACACTCCGATCATCATCGGTTCGGCTCTGATGGCTCTGAACGGCCAAGACGACAACGAGATGGGCACCTCTGCCGTTAAGAAACTGGTTGAGACTCTGGACAGCTACATCCCAGAACCAGTTCGTGCTATCGACAAGCCGTTCCTGATGCCAATCGAAGACGTGTTCTCGATCTCGGGCCGCGGTACTGTTGTAACTGGCCGTGTTGAGCGTGGCATCATCAAGATCCAGGAAGAAGTCGAGATCGTGGGTCTGCGTGACACCACCAAGACTACTTGCACTGGCGTTGAGATGTTCCGCAAGCTGCTGGACGAAGGTCGTGCTGGCGAGAACTGCGGCGTTCTGCTGCGTGGCACCAAGCGTGACGACGTTGAGCGTGGTCAGGTTCTGGTTAAGCCAGGTACCGTTAAGCCACACACTCAGTTCGAAGCTGAAATCTACGTTCTGAGCAAAGAAGAAGGCGGCCGTCACACTCCGTTCTTCAAAGGCTACCGTCCACAGTTCTACTTCCGTACTACCGACGTAACTGGTAGCTGCGAACTGCCGGAAGGCACCGAAATGGTTATGCCAGGTGACAACGTTAAAGTTTCCGTCACTCTGATCAAGCCAATCGCAATGGAAGACGGTCTGCGTTTCGCTATCCGTGAAGGCGGTCGTACCGTCGGCGCTGGCGTCGTAGCCAAAATCATCGCTTAA
- the fusA gene encoding elongation factor G, with amino-acid sequence MARTTPINRYRNIGIVAHVDAGKTTTTERVLFYTGKSHKMGEVHDGAATTDWMVQEQERGITITSAAITAFWQGSQKQHKDQYRFNVIDTPGHVDFTIEVERSLRVLDGAVVVFCGTSGVEPQSETVWRQANKYGVPRIVYVNKMDRAGANFLRVIAQIKQRLGHTPVPIQLAIGSEDNFQGQIDLMTMEAVYWNDADKGMAPRREPIPAELQELAEEWRSNMVEAAAEASEELMNKYLEGEELSIEEIKAALRQRTIAGEIVLAVCGSSFKNKGVPLVLDAVIDYLPAPTDIPAIKGSNPDNEEEEMERHADDNEPFSALAFKIATDPFVGTLTFVRVYSGVLASGDGVINSVKGKKERVGRMVQMHANAREEIKEVRAGDIAALIGMKDVTTGETLCNADKPIILVRMDFPEPVISVAVEPKTKDDQEKMGIALGKLAQEDPSFRVKTDEETGQTIISGMGELHLDILVDRMRREFNVEANIGKPQVSYRERITKNCEIEGKFVRQSGGRGQFGHCWIRFAPADEGQEGLQFLNEVVGGVVPKEYIPAIQKGIEEQMKNGVVAGYPLIGLKATVFDGSYHDVDSNEMAFKVAASMATKQLAQKGGGELLEPIMAVEVVTPEDYMGDVMGDLNRRRGMILGMEDTVSGKVIRAEVPLGEMFGYATDVRSMSQGRASYSMEFKKYNTAPSHIVETVTKKQG; translated from the coding sequence ATGGCTCGTACTACTCCGATTAACCGCTACCGTAACATCGGTATCGTTGCTCACGTGGATGCTGGTAAAACCACCACCACCGAGCGCGTCCTTTTTTACACTGGCAAAAGTCACAAGATGGGCGAGGTGCATGACGGCGCCGCGACCACAGACTGGATGGTTCAGGAGCAGGAGCGTGGTATTACCATCACTTCTGCTGCTATTACCGCCTTCTGGCAGGGTTCTCAGAAGCAGCACAAGGACCAGTACCGTTTCAACGTCATCGATACCCCGGGTCACGTAGACTTCACCATTGAGGTTGAGCGTTCCCTGCGTGTGCTCGACGGCGCGGTCGTGGTGTTCTGTGGTACTTCCGGTGTAGAGCCGCAGTCCGAAACCGTATGGCGTCAAGCCAACAAATACGGTGTTCCGCGTATCGTTTACGTGAACAAGATGGACCGTGCTGGCGCTAACTTCCTGCGCGTGATCGCTCAGATCAAGCAGCGTCTGGGTCACACCCCAGTGCCGATTCAGCTGGCTATCGGTTCCGAAGATAACTTCCAGGGTCAGATCGATCTGATGACCATGGAAGCGGTTTACTGGAACGACGCTGACAAAGGCATGGCTCCACGCCGTGAGCCAATTCCTGCCGAGTTGCAAGAATTGGCCGAAGAGTGGCGCAGCAACATGGTTGAGGCTGCGGCCGAAGCCAGCGAAGAACTGATGAACAAATACCTCGAGGGTGAAGAGCTCTCCATCGAGGAAATCAAGGCGGCTCTGCGTCAGCGTACTATTGCCGGTGAGATTGTTCTGGCAGTTTGCGGTTCCTCGTTCAAGAACAAGGGCGTGCCTCTGGTTCTCGACGCCGTTATCGACTACCTGCCTGCTCCAACCGACATTCCTGCTATCAAGGGTTCCAACCCTGATAACGAGGAAGAAGAGATGGAGCGTCATGCAGACGACAACGAGCCGTTCTCGGCTCTGGCGTTCAAGATCGCTACCGACCCATTCGTGGGTACTTTGACCTTCGTCCGCGTTTACTCGGGCGTGTTGGCATCCGGCGACGGCGTGATCAACTCGGTCAAGGGCAAGAAAGAGCGCGTGGGTCGTATGGTGCAAATGCACGCTAACGCCCGTGAAGAGATCAAGGAAGTTCGCGCTGGCGACATCGCGGCCCTGATCGGCATGAAGGACGTCACCACTGGTGAAACCCTGTGCAACGCCGACAAGCCAATCATCCTCGTGCGGATGGATTTCCCGGAGCCGGTTATTTCGGTTGCGGTTGAGCCAAAAACCAAGGATGACCAGGAAAAAATGGGTATCGCACTGGGCAAACTTGCTCAGGAAGACCCTTCTTTCCGCGTCAAGACTGATGAAGAGACTGGTCAAACGATCATCTCCGGCATGGGCGAATTGCACCTGGACATCCTGGTTGACCGGATGCGCCGTGAGTTCAACGTCGAAGCCAACATCGGTAAGCCTCAGGTTTCGTATCGTGAGCGCATCACGAAAAACTGTGAAATCGAAGGCAAGTTCGTTCGTCAGTCCGGTGGTCGTGGTCAGTTCGGCCACTGCTGGATTCGTTTTGCACCTGCTGACGAAGGTCAGGAAGGTCTGCAATTCCTGAACGAAGTAGTGGGTGGTGTGGTTCCTAAGGAATACATCCCGGCTATCCAGAAAGGTATCGAAGAGCAGATGAAGAACGGCGTAGTTGCCGGCTATCCGCTGATCGGCCTGAAGGCTACCGTGTTTGATGGTTCTTACCACGACGTCGACTCGAACGAGATGGCGTTTAAGGTGGCTGCCTCCATGGCGACCAAGCAACTGGCCCAGAAGGGCGGTGGTGAGTTGCTTGAGCCGATCATGGCGGTAGAGGTTGTTACGCCTGAAGACTATATGGGTGACGTGATGGGCGACCTCAATCGTCGTCGCGGCATGATCCTGGGTATGGAAGACACGGTTTCCGGCAAGGTAATTCGCGCCGAGGTTCCGCTGGGTGAGATGTTCGGTTATGCGACCGATGTCCGCTCCATGTCCCAAGGTCGCGCAAGCTACTCTATGGAATTCAAAAAATACAATACAGCGCCGTCGCACATCGTCGAAACTGTAACCAAAAAACAAGGCTGA
- the rpsG gene encoding 30S ribosomal protein S7, with translation MPRRRVAAKREVLDDPKYGSQILAKFMNHVMESGKKAVAERIVYGALEKVKERKNSDPLEIFEKALDAIAPLVEVKSRRVGGATYQVPVEVRPSRRNALAMRWLVDFARKRGEKSMALRLAGELLDAAEGKGAAVKKREDVHRMAEANKAFSHYRF, from the coding sequence ATGCCAAGAAGACGCGTAGCAGCCAAGCGCGAAGTGCTTGACGATCCAAAATACGGAAGCCAGATCCTGGCGAAGTTCATGAACCACGTGATGGAAAGCGGCAAGAAAGCCGTTGCCGAGCGTATCGTTTATGGCGCGCTGGAAAAGGTTAAAGAACGCAAGAACAGCGACCCCCTGGAAATCTTCGAGAAAGCTCTCGACGCCATCGCTCCGCTGGTCGAAGTAAAGTCGCGCCGTGTAGGCGGTGCTACTTACCAGGTTCCGGTCGAAGTTCGTCCGTCCCGTCGCAATGCTCTGGCAATGCGTTGGCTGGTAGACTTCGCGCGCAAGCGCGGTGAGAAGTCTATGGCTCTGCGTTTGGCTGGCGAACTGCTGGATGCCGCTGAAGGCAAAGGTGCTGCGGTCAAGAAGCGTGAAGACGTGCACCGTATGGCTGAGGCCAACAAGGCTTTCTCGCACTACCGCTTCTAA
- the rpsL gene encoding 30S ribosomal protein S12, with amino-acid sequence MATINQLVRQPRKRIVEKSDVPALQNCPQRRGVCTRVYTTTPKKPNSALRKVCRVRLTNGFEVSSYIGGEGHNLQEHSVVLIRGGRVKDLPGVRYHTVRGSLDTSGVKGRNQGRSKYGTKKPK; translated from the coding sequence ATGGCAACTATCAACCAGCTGGTACGTCAGCCGCGTAAGCGTATCGTCGAGAAATCCGACGTGCCTGCGCTGCAGAACTGCCCGCAACGTCGTGGCGTGTGCACTCGCGTGTACACCACTACGCCGAAAAAACCTAACTCGGCACTGCGTAAAGTATGCCGTGTGCGTCTGACCAACGGTTTCGAGGTTTCCTCGTACATCGGCGGTGAAGGCCACAACCTGCAAGAGCACAGCGTCGTCCTGATCCGTGGCGGCCGTGTAAAAGACTTGCCAGGTGTTCGTTACCACACCGTTCGCGGCTCCTTGGATACATCCGGCGTTAAAGGCCGTAACCAGGGTCGTTCGAAGTACGGTACCAAGAAGCCTAAGTAG
- the rpoC gene encoding DNA-directed RNA polymerase subunit beta': MKDLLNLLKNQGQVEEFDAIRIGLASPEMIRSWSFGEVKKPETINYRTFKPERDGLFCAKIFGPVKDYECLCGKYKRLKHRGVICEKCGVEVALAKVRRERMAHIELASPVAHIWFLKSLPSRIGLLMDMTLRDIERVLYFESYVVIDPGMTTLEKGQLLNDEQYFEALEEFGDDFDARMGAEAVRELLHAIDLEHEIGRLREEIPQTNSETKIKKLSKRLKLMEAFQGSGNLPEWMVLTVLPVLPPDLRPLVPLDGGRFATSDLNDLYRRVINRNNRLKRLLDLSAPDIIVRNEKRMLQEAVDALLDNGRRGRAITGSNKRPLKSLADMIKGKQGRFRQNLLGKRVDYSGRSVITVGPTLRLHQCGLPKKMALELFKPFIFGKLEMRGLATTIKAAKKMVERELPEVWDVLAEVIREHPVLLNRAPTLHRLGIQAFEPVLIEGKAIQLHPLVCAAYNADFDGDQMAVHVPLTLEAQLEARALMMSTNNILSPANGEPIIVPSQDVVLGLYYMTREAINAKGEGRVFADLQEVDRVFRAGEAALHAKIKVRINETVNDRDGGSVTNTRIVDTTVGRALLFQVVPAGLSYDVVNQPMKKKAISKLINQCYRVVGLKETVIFADQLMYTGFAYSTISGVSIGVNDFVIPDEKARIIDAATEEVKEIESQYASGLVTQGEKYNKVIDLWSKANDEVSKAMMSNLSKEKVVDRHGETVDQESFNSMYMMADSGARGSAAQIRQLAGMRGLMAKPDGSIIETPITANFREGLSVLQYFISTHGARKGLADTALKTANSGYLTRRLVDVAQDLVVTEVDCGTEQGLVMTPHIEGGDVVEPLGERVLGRVIARDVFKPGTEDVIVPAGTLVDEKWVEFIELNSIDEVIVRSPISCETRYGICAKCYGRDLARGHQVNIGEAVGVIAAQSIGEPGTQLTMRTFHIGGAASRTSAADSVQVKNGGIVRLHNLKHVERLDGNLVAVSRSGELAIADEFGRERERYKLPYGAVISVKEGDKVDAGSIVAKWDPHTHPIVTEMKGTVTYVGMEEGITIKRQTDELTGLTNIEVLDAKDRPAAGKDIRPAVKMVGIDGKDLLLPGTDVPAQYFLPANALVGVADGAQVGVGDVIARIPQETSKTRDITGGLPRVADLFEARRPKEASILAEVSGTIAFGKETKGKRRLVITPNDGSDPYEELIPKWRHLNVFEGEQVNRGEVISDGPSDPHDILRLLGVSALAKYIVNEIQDVYRLQGVKINDKHIETILRQMLRKVEISESGDSSFIKGDQMELTHVLVENERLAADEKFISKFTRVLLGITKASLSTESFISAASFQETTRVLTEAAVTGKRDYLRGLKENVVVGRLIPAGTGLAYHSERKRRREMDKPTRVSASEVEAALTEALNSSSN; encoded by the coding sequence TTGAAAGACCTACTGAATTTGCTGAAAAACCAGGGTCAAGTCGAAGAGTTCGACGCCATCCGTATTGGATTGGCATCGCCTGAGATGATCCGTTCGTGGTCGTTCGGTGAAGTTAAAAAGCCGGAAACCATCAACTACCGTACGTTCAAACCTGAGCGTGACGGCCTGTTCTGCGCCAAGATCTTTGGCCCGGTAAAGGATTACGAGTGCCTGTGCGGTAAGTACAAGCGCTTGAAGCATCGTGGCGTGATCTGCGAAAAGTGCGGCGTTGAAGTTGCACTGGCCAAGGTCCGTCGTGAGCGTATGGCTCACATCGAACTGGCGTCCCCGGTTGCCCATATCTGGTTCCTGAAATCGCTGCCGTCCCGTATCGGCCTGCTGATGGACATGACCCTGCGTGATATCGAGCGCGTTCTCTATTTCGAGAGCTATGTCGTTATCGATCCAGGCATGACCACCCTTGAAAAGGGTCAGCTGCTGAACGACGAGCAGTACTTCGAAGCCCTCGAAGAGTTCGGTGATGACTTCGACGCCCGCATGGGTGCCGAGGCTGTCCGCGAGCTGCTGCACGCAATCGATCTGGAGCACGAGATTGGCCGTCTGCGCGAAGAGATTCCGCAAACCAACTCCGAAACCAAGATCAAGAAGCTGTCCAAGCGCCTGAAGTTGATGGAGGCCTTCCAGGGTTCCGGCAACCTGCCTGAGTGGATGGTGTTGACCGTTCTGCCGGTTCTGCCGCCAGATCTGCGTCCACTGGTTCCACTGGATGGCGGCCGCTTCGCGACGTCTGACCTCAACGATCTGTATCGTCGAGTGATCAACCGTAACAACCGTTTGAAGCGCCTGCTGGATCTGTCCGCTCCTGACATCATCGTGCGCAACGAAAAGCGTATGCTGCAGGAAGCTGTGGATGCGCTGCTCGATAACGGTCGCCGCGGTCGTGCCATCACCGGTTCCAACAAGCGTCCTCTGAAATCCCTGGCTGACATGATCAAGGGTAAGCAAGGTCGTTTCCGTCAGAACTTGCTCGGTAAGCGTGTTGACTACTCCGGTCGTTCGGTAATTACCGTAGGCCCGACCCTGCGTCTGCATCAGTGCGGTCTTCCCAAGAAGATGGCGCTTGAGCTGTTCAAGCCGTTCATTTTCGGCAAGCTGGAAATGCGTGGTCTGGCGACCACCATCAAGGCTGCGAAAAAGATGGTCGAGCGCGAGCTGCCGGAAGTTTGGGACGTTCTCGCCGAAGTTATCCGCGAACACCCAGTGTTGCTTAACCGTGCACCAACCCTTCACCGTCTGGGCATCCAGGCGTTTGAACCGGTTCTGATCGAAGGTAAGGCTATCCAGCTGCACCCTCTGGTCTGCGCGGCCTACAACGCCGACTTCGACGGTGACCAAATGGCCGTTCACGTGCCGCTGACGCTGGAAGCCCAGCTGGAAGCGCGCGCGCTGATGATGTCGACCAACAACATTCTGTCGCCAGCTAACGGTGAGCCAATCATCGTTCCTTCGCAGGACGTTGTACTGGGTCTGTACTACATGACCCGTGAAGCGATCAACGCCAAAGGCGAAGGTCGCGTGTTCGCGGATCTGCAGGAAGTCGACCGCGTATTCCGCGCCGGCGAAGCTGCTCTGCACGCCAAGATCAAGGTTCGTATCAACGAAACCGTTAACGATCGTGATGGCGGCAGCGTGACCAATACCCGCATCGTCGACACGACTGTCGGCCGTGCGTTGCTGTTCCAGGTGGTTCCGGCTGGCCTGTCGTACGACGTGGTCAACCAGCCAATGAAGAAAAAGGCGATCTCCAAGCTGATCAACCAGTGCTACCGCGTGGTTGGTTTGAAAGAGACTGTCATCTTCGCTGACCAGCTGATGTACACCGGTTTTGCCTACTCGACGATCTCGGGCGTTTCCATTGGTGTTAACGACTTCGTTATCCCGGATGAGAAAGCACGCATCATCGACGCGGCGACCGAAGAAGTTAAAGAGATCGAAAGTCAGTACGCCTCTGGCCTGGTAACTCAGGGCGAGAAGTACAACAAGGTAATCGACCTCTGGTCCAAGGCGAACGACGAAGTTTCCAAGGCGATGATGTCCAACCTCTCGAAAGAGAAGGTTGTCGACCGTCACGGCGAAACCGTGGACCAAGAGTCGTTCAACTCGATGTACATGATGGCTGACTCGGGTGCGCGGGGTTCCGCAGCACAGATTCGTCAGCTGGCCGGTATGCGTGGCCTGATGGCCAAGCCGGACGGCTCGATCATCGAGACGCCGATCACCGCGAACTTCCGTGAAGGTTTGAGCGTACTTCAGTACTTCATCTCGACTCACGGTGCTCGTAAAGGTCTGGCGGATACCGCGTTGAAAACCGCGAACTCCGGTTACCTGACCCGTCGTCTGGTTGACGTGGCACAAGACCTGGTTGTGACCGAAGTGGACTGCGGCACCGAGCAAGGCCTGGTCATGACGCCGCACATTGAAGGCGGCGACGTGGTAGAGCCTTTGGGCGAACGTGTACTGGGTCGTGTTATTGCCCGTGACGTGTTCAAGCCTGGCACCGAGGACGTCATCGTTCCGGCCGGTACTCTGGTGGACGAGAAGTGGGTCGAATTCATCGAGCTGAACAGCATCGACGAAGTGATCGTACGCTCGCCAATCAGCTGCGAAACCCGCTACGGCATCTGCGCCAAGTGCTACGGTCGCGATCTGGCCCGTGGTCACCAGGTGAACATCGGTGAAGCTGTCGGTGTTATCGCCGCCCAGTCGATCGGTGAGCCAGGTACCCAGCTGACCATGCGTACGTTCCACATCGGTGGTGCGGCAAGCCGTACTTCCGCTGCCGACAGCGTTCAGGTGAAAAACGGCGGTATCGTCCGTCTGCACAACCTGAAGCACGTCGAGCGTCTTGACGGCAACCTGGTCGCGGTATCGCGTTCCGGTGAGCTGGCGATCGCCGACGAGTTCGGTCGTGAGCGTGAGCGTTACAAGCTGCCCTACGGTGCAGTGATCTCGGTGAAGGAAGGCGACAAGGTCGACGCTGGCTCTATCGTAGCCAAGTGGGATCCGCATACTCACCCGATCGTTACCGAAATGAAAGGTACCGTGACCTACGTGGGCATGGAAGAAGGTATTACGATCAAGCGCCAGACCGACGAACTGACCGGTCTGACCAACATCGAAGTACTCGACGCCAAAGACCGCCCTGCAGCCGGCAAGGACATCCGTCCTGCGGTGAAGATGGTCGGTATCGATGGCAAAGATCTGCTGCTTCCGGGTACTGACGTACCGGCTCAGTACTTCCTGCCTGCGAACGCCCTGGTCGGTGTTGCGGACGGCGCTCAAGTGGGTGTGGGTGATGTTATCGCCCGTATTCCACAAGAGACTTCCAAGACCCGTGACATCACTGGTGGTCTGCCGCGCGTTGCTGACTTGTTCGAAGCGCGTCGTCCGAAAGAAGCGTCGATCCTGGCAGAAGTCAGCGGTACGATCGCGTTCGGTAAAGAGACCAAAGGCAAGCGTCGTCTGGTGATTACACCGAACGACGGTAGCGATCCGTATGAAGAGCTGATTCCTAAGTGGCGTCACCTGAACGTCTTCGAAGGTGAGCAAGTGAACCGCGGTGAAGTGATCTCCGACGGTCCTAGCGATCCGCATGACATCCTGCGTCTGCTGGGTGTCAGCGCTCTGGCGAAATACATCGTCAACGAGATTCAAGACGTTTACCGCCTGCAAGGCGTGAAGATCAACGACAAGCACATCGAAACGATTCTTCGTCAGATGCTGCGTAAGGTCGAGATCTCCGAGTCGGGTGATTCGAGCTTCATCAAGGGCGACCAGATGGAGTTGACGCATGTACTGGTTGAGAACGAGCGTCTGGCGGCGGATGAGAAATTCATCTCGAAGTTCACTCGCGTGCTGCTCGGTATCACCAAGGCATCGTTGTCCACCGAATCGTTCATCTCGGCGGCCTCCTTCCAGGAGACCACTCGCGTACTGACCGAAGCGGCTGTAACCGGCAAGCGCGACTACCTGCGCGGCCTGAAAGAAAACGTGGTCGTGGGTCGTTTGATCCCGGCCGGTACCGGTCTGGCTTATCACAGCGAGCGTAAGCGTCGTCGTGAAATGGACAAACCGACCCGTGTGAGTGCGAGCGAAGTTGAAGCAGCACTGACCGAAGCGTTGAACTCAAGCAGTAATTGA